Part of the Paenarthrobacter sp. JL.01a genome is shown below.
TAGTTTTCGTTGACTGACTGGCCGGTCACCTTGATGACAGTTGCTTCGTTACTCACTTTTCAACTTCCTCTTTCAAGGCTGCATGCTGGCGCAGCCGTTCCTCCAACTGGAGGCCGATGTCCGCCACGGTTCCTGTACGGACGTCCATGACGATGTCCGCCAGCCGTTCGTAGACAGGACGCCTGGTGGCAAAAAGTGCTTCCCAGCGCGTCATCGCGTCGCCCTGAAGCAAGGGCCTGCCGGTGTTCCGCGCAATGCGGTCCGCCACCGTCTCGGCGTCGCATTCCAGGTAGACCACCGTGCACTCCCCCAACAGTTGCTGGGTCCCGGAGTCCAGGACTGCTCCCCCGCCCAAGGAGATGATCGCCGGCTGCGTCTTGGCGGACTCGATCGATTTCGCCACTGCCCTGGCCTCGATTTCGCGGAAGGCGTGTTCACCGCGACCAGCGAAGATGTCGGCGATGCTGCCGTGGGCAGCGACGACTACGGCATCGGTGTCCACAAACGGGAGACCAAGCTGTTGGGCAAGCTGCTGGCCTATGGCTGATTTACCAACGGCCATGGGACCCACCAAAACGACGGGACGGCCAGTGAAGCCATCCAGGACAGAGCGGATCACTACCGGCCGACCGTGTCCAGGGTTGCCGGGATGTTGTCCAGGTAGCTCTGCAGGTTGCGTGCGGTCTCGGCAACGGAGTCGCCACCGAACTTCTCGGCGATGGCCTCTGCAAGAACCAAGGCCACCATGGCTTCGGCAACAACACCGGCCGCCGGAACGGCACAGACGTCCGAACGCTGGTGGTGGGCTTTTGCGGGCTCGCCCGTGCTCACGTCAATGGTGCGCAGGGCGCGCGGGACCGTGGCGATCGGCTTCATGGCGGCACGGACGCGCAGGACCTCACCGATGCTCATGCCACCTTCGATGCCGCCGGCGCGGTTGGTCTGGCGGACGATCCTGCCGTCTTCATCCTTGACAATCTCATCGTGGGCGGCAGAGCCGCGGCGGGCAGCGGTCAGGAAACCATCGCCGACCTCCACGCCCTTGATGGCCTGGATGCCCATGAGGGCTGCAGCCAGGCGCGAGTCGAGCCTGCGGTCCCAGTGGACGTAGCTGCCCAGTCCCGGGGGAAGCCCGTACGCGAGGACCTCAACCACGCCGCCAAGGGTTTCGCCTTCCTTGTGGGCAGCGTCCACCTCGGCAACCATGGCGTTGGAAGTCTCGCGGTCGAAGCAACGCAAGGGGTCGGCGTCAAGGGCGATCACGTCACCGGGCACCGGCAACGGACGGCCTTCGGGAACAGCCACGCTGGCAATGGAGACTGTGTGGCTGACGAGCTCGATGCCAAGCTGCTTCAGGAACTGCGCCGCGACGGTGCCGAGGGCGACGCGCGTGGCGGTTTCCCTGGCACTGGCGCGTTCGAGTACCGGGCGGGCCTCGTCGAAGCCGTACTTCTGCATGCCCGTGAAATCGGCATGCCCAGGACGTGGTCGCGTCAACGGAGCGTTCCGGGCCTGGTCTGCGAGAAGTTCGGCGTCAACGGGATCAGCAGACATGATCTGCTCCCACTTGGGCCATTCGGTGTTTCCCACCTGGATGGCAACGGGGCCGCCCTGGGTAATTCCATGGCGGACGCCACCCATGATGGTGACCTCGTCCTGCTCAAACTTCATGCGGGCGCCCCGGCCGTAGCCCAGGCGGCGACGCGCCAACGCGTCACGAATCTGCCCGCTGGTGAGTTCAACACCGGCGGGCACGCCTTCAACAATTCCGATCAGAGCCGGACCGTGGGATTCACCGGCAGTCAACCAACGCAACATATAACCAATCCTGCCATGTAAGGCCTCTAGAACACCCGTCGGGGAAGCCCGA
Proteins encoded:
- a CDS encoding shikimate kinase encodes the protein MAVGKSAIGQQLAQQLGLPFVDTDAVVVAAHGSIADIFAGRGEHAFREIEARAVAKSIESAKTQPAIISLGGGAVLDSGTQQLLGECTVVYLECDAETVADRIARNTGRPLLQGDAMTRWEALFATRRPVYERLADIVMDVRTGTVADIGLQLEERLRQHAALKEEVEK
- the aroC gene encoding chorismate synthase, whose product is MLRWLTAGESHGPALIGIVEGVPAGVELTSGQIRDALARRRLGYGRGARMKFEQDEVTIMGGVRHGITQGGPVAIQVGNTEWPKWEQIMSADPVDAELLADQARNAPLTRPRPGHADFTGMQKYGFDEARPVLERASARETATRVALGTVAAQFLKQLGIELVSHTVSIASVAVPEGRPLPVPGDVIALDADPLRCFDRETSNAMVAEVDAAHKEGETLGGVVEVLAYGLPPGLGSYVHWDRRLDSRLAAALMGIQAIKGVEVGDGFLTAARRGSAAHDEIVKDEDGRIVRQTNRAGGIEGGMSIGEVLRVRAAMKPIATVPRALRTIDVSTGEPAKAHHQRSDVCAVPAAGVVAEAMVALVLAEAIAEKFGGDSVAETARNLQSYLDNIPATLDTVGR